The sequence ACCCTCATCCACCACGAGGCCCGCAATCTCTACGCCAGCGCCTCCACCTATGTCGCCGCCGTGCTCACCCTGATGGTGATGGGCATCTGGTACAGCGTGGTGCTGTTCGACTTGGCGGCGCAGGAGCAGGAAGCGGCCCCCGCCACGCTCTTTTTCGGCTTTTTCTTCATTCCCGCGCTCGTTTTCGTGCCCCTGCTCACCATGCGCAGCGTAGCGGAAGAGCGGCGGCTTGGCACCCTGCAGTCGCTCCTCGCCACCCCCGTCACCGCGCTGGAGGTGGTGTTTGCGAAGTTTGTGGCCGCGTATGCCTTTTACATCTTCGTCTGGGCGCTCTCGCTGGCCTTCCCGCTCATTACCGTCAATTATTTCGACCAGCCCGATGTGACGCAGCGGCTGCTGGAGACAGGGCCCCTCATCGGCGGCTACACCTTCATCGCACTTTCCGGCGCACTCTTTGTGGCGGTGGGCATCTTCAGCAGCAGCCTCACGCGCACGCAACTTGTGGCCGGGATGCTGTGTTTCAGCATTATCTTCATCCTCCTCGTCGGCGTGCCCGTGATCCAGAATACCGGCTTTGCGCCCGACCTCAACCTGCTGGTGCCCGACAGCCTGCTGGCCTACCTGCAAGTGACGCATCACTTCAACGATTTCGTGCGCGGCGTGATCGACACCCGCCCCGTCGTCTACTACCTCAGCAGCACCCTCGTGGTCCTGGGCCTGGCCGTGCTCGTGGTGGAAAGCAAAGTGTAACCCCATGCCCGCGCTCGACCAGTTTCGCATGACCAACCTGGGGCGGCGGGCCAACCGCCTGCTCCAGACGGCGCTGATCCTGTGCCTGCTCGGCGGGATCAACTACCTGGCGATGAACCACTACCATCGCCAGGACCTCAGCCAGCGCCACCTCTACGCCCTCTCGCCCGAGACCCGCGCCTA comes from Verrucomicrobiota bacterium JB022 and encodes:
- a CDS encoding ABC transporter permease subunit, coding for MRLFTLIHHEARNLYASASTYVAAVLTLMVMGIWYSVVLFDLAAQEQEAAPATLFFGFFFIPALVFVPLLTMRSVAEERRLGTLQSLLATPVTALEVVFAKFVAAYAFYIFVWALSLAFPLITVNYFDQPDVTQRLLETGPLIGGYTFIALSGALFVAVGIFSSSLTRTQLVAGMLCFSIIFILLVGVPVIQNTGFAPDLNLLVPDSLLAYLQVTHHFNDFVRGVIDTRPVVYYLSSTLVVLGLAVLVVESKV